In Astyanax mexicanus isolate ESR-SI-001 chromosome 25, AstMex3_surface, whole genome shotgun sequence, a genomic segment contains:
- the LOC103027366 gene encoding zinc finger and BTB domain-containing protein 5: MDFPGHFEQIFQQLNYQRVHGQLCDCVIVVGNRHFKAHRAVLAACSTHFRALFTVAESDASMSMIQLDSEVVTAEAFAALVDMMYTSTLMLGESNVMDVLLAASHLHLNTVVKACKHYLTTRTLPMSPPGEHGSQHSGSQVAAAANSRLQRSFLLQQLGLSLVSSALGGTEEEGAGAGRGAGSGSVSGSGLAEQRDGYPSRRFHKRKQGFSLIRSESERLRQRPRLSSPVEGTLREGECRTGGDEILSPDSHNKVVEEDSKLDVVVARVVSGDSSDLLDGRDYRRSTGQEDVQLPSQSDGGRGNVMEQPLMLPRKEEVKDGGEDDEAPQVVVKSEPLSSPEPVDEISDVTSQAEGSDQVEAAGEKLELSPGGSDHSFTEAQPSSDLLLTGVKGPTVGVERGVGVGVGVGRDELSCSDALDSGFRISSFLSTKGFECGPLSSNPAENVPNTTTGECRLDREPARFLFDSDSASTSSSLLLPPSQSLLSADVQDFPALPPEALLLRPMHDGLAPSSSSSSFGNSRGGSADQLTLSFQRNSLGLHTLPRLSRGGGSGFPSYRRIAPKLAAGGSSMRTDGAHLQDVASSSSSSSAMPNGTGFDGTGSGGQQRGNNFASNPPPQLTRASADVLSKCKKALSEHNVLVVEGARKYACKICCKTFLTLTDCKKHIRVHTGEKPYACLKCGKRFSQSSHLYKHSKTTCLRWQSSNMSNALL, from the exons ATGGACTTCCCTGGCCACTTTGAGCAGATCTTCCAGCAGCTGAACTACCAGCGTGTCCACGGGCAGCTGTGTGACTGCGTGATTGTTGTGGGTAATCGTCATTTTAAGGCGCATCGTGCTGTGCTGGCCGCTTGCAGTACACACTTCCGTGCTTTGTTCACTGTCGCTGAGAGCGACGCCAGCATGAGCATGATCCAGCTGGACTCCGAGGTGGTGACCGCCGAGGCCTTCGCAGCCCTTGTGGACATGATGTACACCTCCACGTTGATGCTAGGGGAGAGTAACGTCATGGACGTGCTGCTGGCTGCGTCGCACTTGCATCTGAATACGGTAGTGAAAGCTTGTAAGCACTACCTGACCACCCGGACTCTTCCCATGTCGCCCCCTGGTGAGCATGGAAGCCAGCACTCGGGTAGCCAGGTGGCGGCTGCAGCAAACTCTCGCCTTCAGCGTTCTTTTCTGTTGCAGCAGCTTGGCTTGAGCCTAGTAAGCTCTGCCCTTGGCGGAACGGAGGAAGAAGGGGCAGGTGCTGGCAGAGGGGCAGGATCCGGATCCGTTTCAGGAAGCGGGTTGGCAGAGCAGCGAGACGGTTACCCCTCACGTCGCTTTCATAAACGCAAACAAGGCTTTTCCCTGATTCGCTCTGAGTCGGAACGCCTGAGGCAGAGGCCACGCCTGTCCTCGCCTGTTGAAGGAACTTTGAGGGAAGGGGAATGTAGAACGGGAGGGGATGAGATTCTCTCGCCAGATTCTCACAATAAAGTTGTGGAAGAGGACTCCAAACTAGACGTGGTGGTTGCTAGAGTGGTCTCTGGGGACAGCAGCGACTTGCTCGATGGCCGGGACTACCGGAGATCCACAGGCCAGGAGGATGTACAACTGCCCAGCCAGTCAGATGGCGGGAGAGGAAATGTGATGGAGCAGCCTCTGATGTTGCCACGCAAGGAGGAGGTGAAGGATGGCGGTGAGGATGACGAGGCTCCGCAGGTTGTGGTGAAAAGTGAACCGCTCAGCTCACCTGAGCCTGTTGACGAGATCAGTGACGTCACCTCGCAGGCCGAGGGTAGTGACCAG GTGGAGGCAGCAGGTGAAAAGCTGGAACTGAGTCCTGGAGGAAGTGACCACAGCTTCACTGAAGCTCAGCCCAGCTCCGACCTGCTTCTTACAGGCGTCAAGGGACCCACTGTAGGAGTAGAGCGAGGAGTTGGAGTTGGAGTAGGAGTTGGAAGGGACGAACTTTCCTGCAGCGACGCTCTAGACTCTGGGTTCCGTATCTCCAGCTTCCTGAGCACGAAAGGCTTCGAGTGCGGCCCCTTGTCTTCAAACCCGGCTGAAAACGTTCCCAACACCACCACAGGGGAGTGCCGGCTAGACCGTGAGCCAGCTCGCTTCCTTTTTGATTCGGACTCGGCCAGCACGTCCTCCAGCCTGCTTCTCCCTCCCTCTCAGAGCCTCCTTTCTGCGGATGTGCAGGATTTCCCAGCCCTGCCGCCGGAAGCTCTTCTTCTGCGGCCAATGCATGATGGTCTAGCGCCGTCATCGTCGTCGTCCTCCTTTGGGAACTCTCGTGGAGGGTCAGCGGATcagctcactctctcttttcaaAGGAACAGTTTAGGCCTGCACACCCTCCCACGCTTGTCCAGAGGAGGCGGCAGCGGGTTTCCCTCTTATCGACGTATTGCCCCCAAGCTAGCAGCAGGGGGCAGTTCAATGCGCACAGATGGGGCTCATCTGCAGGATGTCGCCTCGTCCTCGTCGTCATCGTCAGCAATGCCGAACGGCACCGGCTTTGACGGAACGGGATCGGGAGGTCAACAGCGCGGGAACAACTTTGCTTCGAACCCGCCTCCCCAGTTGACCCGTGCATCTGCAGACGTGCTCTCCAAGTGCAAGAAGGCGCTCTCGGAACACAACGTTCTGGTGGTGGAGGGAGCGCGGAAGTACGCCTGCAAGATCTGCTGTAAAACCTTCTTGACGCTGACAGACTGCAAGAAGCACATccgcgttcacacaggagagaaaccatatgcTTGTCTCAAGTGTGGAAAACGCTTCAGTCAGTCCAGTCATCTGTACAAACATTCAAAAACAACCTGCCTGCGATGGCAAAGTAGCAACATGTCAAACGCCCTGCTATGA